A DNA window from Rossellomorea marisflavi contains the following coding sequences:
- a CDS encoding ATP-binding cassette domain-containing protein, whose protein sequence is MLTMERVSITSRGKKIVDDVSLLVKQGEWLALVGESGSGKSLLSQAIGRMLPRGMEVSGRLMLGDCDLGSLSKSEMRSMLGRDIAYISQDYHGSFTPFLTIGEHFKEYGKAHGVSREECKRKMGEALESVGLASGMESRYPSELSGGQLQRIAIALALFLSPCLVIADEITTALDSVTGHRVLQLLASRQKETGCGILFITHDWRTVRRYADRIAVMKEGVIVETGGKHRILDHPHHHYTKRLIESAPVLGRGLRSGVEGGETV, encoded by the coding sequence ATGCTTACGATGGAACGGGTCTCGATAACCAGTAGAGGTAAGAAGATCGTGGATGATGTCTCCCTCCTGGTCAAGCAAGGGGAGTGGCTCGCTCTTGTCGGAGAGAGCGGAAGTGGGAAGAGCCTGTTATCCCAGGCAATCGGGCGCATGCTCCCCCGGGGAATGGAGGTGTCGGGGAGGCTGATGCTGGGTGACTGTGATCTCGGCTCACTTTCAAAGAGTGAAATGAGGTCGATGCTCGGCAGGGATATTGCTTATATTTCACAGGATTATCATGGCTCGTTCACCCCCTTCCTGACGATAGGGGAACATTTTAAGGAGTACGGTAAAGCTCACGGGGTGAGCCGCGAAGAGTGTAAGAGAAAGATGGGAGAAGCTCTGGAGTCAGTGGGGCTGGCTTCAGGCATGGAATCCAGATACCCCTCAGAACTGAGTGGTGGACAGCTGCAGCGGATCGCGATTGCCCTCGCCCTCTTCCTTTCCCCCTGCCTGGTCATTGCGGATGAAATCACGACTGCTCTCGACAGCGTGACGGGTCATCGGGTCTTGCAGCTCCTCGCCTCGAGGCAAAAGGAGACAGGATGTGGCATCCTCTTCATCACACATGATTGGCGTACCGTCCGGCGATACGCCGACCGGATTGCCGTCATGAAAGAAGGGGTCATCGTGGAGACAGGTGGAAAACATCGGATCCTCGATCATCCACACCATCACTATACAAAGCGCTTGATTGAATCGGCCCCGGTATTGGGACGCGGCCTTCGTTCTGGCGTGGAAGGGGGAGAAACGGTATGA
- the nikC gene encoding nickel transporter permease, producing MHKRGLLILLAIVFFGSLSVYTFLILGHAPDDADLARRLKGMSMDHLLGTDHLGRDVLSRILSGGVTTVGFSLLALGAALLIGIPVGIYAGYKGGLVDRIFMRIADGFLSFPDTIVAIVLAGMMGPGIVNLVLSIMLVKWVNYARLVRSTVLTESGKDYVLMAKVNGLTQGAIMRRYLLPHLVGNVVVLASLDLGKIILLLSAFSYIGLGAQPPAPEWGAMLNEARPYFQTMPQLMLAPGMAIVITVFVTNLLGDHVRDLYDVKREVDS from the coding sequence ATGCATAAGCGGGGTCTGTTGATTCTTTTGGCCATCGTTTTCTTCGGGTCCTTGTCTGTCTACACCTTCCTCATCCTCGGCCATGCCCCGGATGACGCGGATCTGGCTCGACGCTTGAAGGGGATGAGCATGGATCATCTGCTTGGTACGGATCATCTTGGCCGGGATGTATTATCGAGAATCCTGTCGGGAGGGGTGACGACAGTGGGCTTCAGCCTGCTCGCCCTTGGAGCGGCCCTGTTGATCGGGATTCCGGTGGGGATCTATGCGGGATATAAAGGAGGACTTGTCGACCGGATCTTCATGCGGATAGCTGATGGCTTCCTGTCGTTTCCTGATACCATCGTGGCCATCGTATTGGCGGGGATGATGGGTCCAGGCATCGTGAACCTCGTCCTTTCGATCATGCTGGTGAAATGGGTGAATTACGCCCGGTTGGTCAGGAGTACGGTACTCACAGAGTCAGGAAAAGACTATGTCCTGATGGCGAAGGTCAATGGGCTGACTCAAGGCGCCATCATGAGGAGGTATCTCCTCCCCCATCTCGTAGGGAATGTCGTGGTCCTTGCCAGTCTGGACCTGGGGAAGATCATCCTGCTCCTATCTGCCTTCTCCTACATCGGACTGGGTGCCCAGCCGCCGGCGCCGGAGTGGGGGGCGATGCTCAATGAAGCAAGGCCATATTTCCAAACGATGCCGCAGCTCATGCTCGCGCCTGGCATGGCCATCGTCATCACGGTATTTGTGACGAATCTGTTGGGTGATCATGTAAGGGATCTGTACGATGTGAAAAGGGAGGTGGATAGCTGA
- the nikB gene encoding nickel ABC transporter permease: MIRIIGRKFAETGLFLLFLTFASFAFVRLAPGDPVLTILNVDEVSVSQEQVESLREEMGFDKPLLVQYGQWLLRFVQLDAGTSYVTGQPVMSMIKAGLPATIELTAGGLFVMIFISLPLGSLSALYQGSWIDSLSRFLSVIGAAVPSFWLGLIFIDAFAVRLQWFPTMGREGLSTLILPALTLGVAISSVYVRLLRSNLSDALSQEFIRSGRARGIGETRLFFAHALRYSLPPVITVFGVSLGSLIGGVVVIEVLFAYPGIGKMVVDAIRQRDYPLIQGYIMVMALFVFVVNTAVDLSYRLLRPEWRRAGGGV, translated from the coding sequence ATGATCCGCATCATAGGGAGGAAGTTCGCTGAAACGGGCTTGTTCCTTCTCTTCCTCACGTTTGCAAGTTTTGCTTTTGTCAGGTTGGCACCGGGAGACCCCGTGTTGACCATCCTTAATGTCGACGAGGTGTCTGTCAGTCAGGAACAGGTGGAGTCCCTCCGTGAGGAAATGGGCTTCGATAAGCCGCTGCTTGTGCAATACGGGCAGTGGCTCCTCCGTTTTGTCCAGCTCGATGCAGGAACTTCATATGTAACAGGACAGCCAGTGATGAGCATGATCAAAGCAGGGCTCCCCGCCACGATTGAGCTGACGGCTGGGGGACTCTTTGTGATGATCTTCATCTCCTTGCCTTTAGGGTCTCTTTCCGCCCTGTACCAAGGGAGCTGGATCGATTCCCTGAGTCGATTCCTCTCTGTGATCGGTGCTGCGGTACCGAGCTTTTGGCTTGGATTGATCTTCATCGATGCTTTTGCAGTGCGTCTCCAATGGTTCCCTACGATGGGGAGGGAGGGGCTGTCCACGTTGATCCTTCCTGCTTTGACGCTTGGTGTCGCCATATCGAGCGTGTACGTCAGGCTCCTCCGATCCAATCTATCGGACGCCCTCAGCCAGGAATTCATCCGTTCCGGGAGGGCGAGGGGAATCGGAGAAACCCGGCTGTTCTTTGCCCATGCCCTGCGGTATAGCCTTCCTCCTGTGATCACGGTCTTCGGGGTGAGTCTTGGGAGCTTGATCGGAGGCGTCGTCGTCATCGAAGTCCTTTTCGCTTATCCGGGGATCGGCAAGATGGTAGTGGATGCGATTCGGCAGAGGGACTATCCCCTCATCCAGGGCTATATCATGGTCATGGCGTTATTTGTATTCGTCGTCAATACAGCGGTCGATCTCTCCTACCGGCTTCTGAGACCGGAGTGGAGACGTGCAGGGGGAGGGGTTTGA
- the nikA gene encoding nickel ABC transporter substrate-binding protein, protein MRTFQSMILVGLLAGALMLTGCQGATATKGEETEGKHLSFLYNFATNSLDPHVDSSYVPLRAGITETLMKLDEEKLTVTPWLAESFEGEDGQNWTIHIREGVTFHNGKELDADAVKDSLARAVKESIAVKNALKIKEMKADGQILKIQTTEPFPEFISELVNPNTAIIDVSEDDIINRPVGTGPFELSSFSPGSKLEVERYKDYWDGAAKLDAVTFAFNEDASARTLALKSGQVDVVYRPEVESLDSLKAEKGMIVDSTSTFRVHQMTMNMQREEMKDVNVRRGIDALIDRKEIVDTILLGHGEPAIGPFLPSLPFAPSYEEDGQEDAVAYLKKAGYTIKDGVMQKDGKPLSLTLLTYSARADLPLIAQVFQSDAKKIGIAVKIRQIDVPEDYMGGNRDWDLATYSNLTAPRGDAGYYLNATYHPKGALNFSGAEEPELTSIIDELNRTVDQEKRAELSEAAADYVHDHMINSFILHPSTIVAYNGDRVKNWVTTKSEYYMITNELDVKEP, encoded by the coding sequence ATGCGCACATTTCAATCTATGATACTGGTTGGTTTACTGGCAGGAGCCCTCATGTTGACGGGCTGTCAGGGTGCCACTGCGACAAAGGGAGAAGAAACAGAAGGGAAGCATCTATCCTTCCTCTATAATTTTGCCACGAATTCATTGGACCCCCATGTGGATTCCAGCTATGTCCCTTTGAGGGCAGGTATTACGGAAACACTGATGAAATTGGATGAAGAGAAGCTCACGGTCACGCCATGGCTGGCCGAAAGTTTTGAAGGGGAGGACGGTCAGAACTGGACGATACATATTCGTGAAGGTGTGACATTCCATAATGGGAAAGAGCTTGATGCCGATGCCGTCAAGGATTCGTTGGCGCGAGCGGTGAAAGAGAGCATAGCGGTGAAGAATGCCCTGAAGATCAAAGAAATGAAAGCGGATGGTCAGATTTTGAAGATCCAAACGACGGAGCCATTCCCTGAATTCATCTCGGAGCTTGTGAACCCGAACACGGCGATCATCGATGTGTCAGAGGATGATATCATCAATCGTCCTGTGGGAACGGGACCGTTCGAGCTGTCTTCTTTTTCCCCAGGAAGCAAGCTTGAAGTCGAGAGATATAAGGACTATTGGGACGGAGCGGCAAAGTTGGATGCTGTAACGTTTGCCTTCAATGAAGATGCCTCCGCACGGACCCTTGCCCTCAAATCGGGTCAGGTGGATGTCGTCTATCGTCCTGAAGTGGAAAGTCTTGATTCCCTCAAAGCGGAAAAGGGGATGATCGTGGATTCCACTTCGACCTTCCGTGTTCATCAGATGACGATGAATATGCAGCGGGAGGAAATGAAGGATGTAAACGTCCGCCGCGGGATTGATGCGCTGATCGACCGTAAGGAAATCGTCGATACGATCCTGCTTGGACATGGGGAGCCTGCCATCGGACCATTCCTGCCTTCACTGCCGTTTGCTCCTTCGTATGAAGAGGATGGCCAAGAGGATGCGGTGGCTTACTTGAAAAAAGCGGGCTATACCATCAAAGATGGAGTGATGCAGAAGGATGGGAAGCCCCTCAGCTTGACGCTACTTACCTACTCTGCCCGTGCAGACCTTCCGTTGATTGCCCAGGTGTTCCAATCTGATGCCAAGAAGATCGGGATCGCGGTGAAGATCCGTCAGATCGATGTGCCGGAAGACTATATGGGGGGCAATCGTGATTGGGATCTGGCCACTTACAGTAATCTGACGGCCCCCAGGGGAGATGCAGGGTATTACCTGAATGCGACGTATCATCCCAAAGGGGCGCTGAACTTCAGCGGAGCAGAAGAGCCTGAGCTTACCTCGATCATCGATGAACTGAATCGTACTGTGGATCAAGAGAAGCGGGCAGAGCTGTCGGAAGCGGCTGCAGATTATGTGCATGATCATATGATCAACTCCTTTATCCTCCACCCATCCACCATCGTGGCGTACAACGGTGATCGTGTGAAGAATTGGGTGACGACCAAGAGTGAGTACTATATGATCACCAATGAACTGGATGTGAAGGAACCATGA